One Cucurbita pepo subsp. pepo cultivar mu-cu-16 chromosome LG11, ASM280686v2, whole genome shotgun sequence DNA window includes the following coding sequences:
- the LOC111806089 gene encoding stress-induced protein KIN2-like, whose amino-acid sequence MADSSQSLSYQIGEAKGQAQEKASNLMDKASDAAQSTKESIQEAGQQIQAKAQGAVDAVKDAIDTKK is encoded by the exons ATGGCAGACAGCTCTCAAAGTCTGAGCTACCAAATTGGAGAAGCTAAAGGCCAAGCACAG GAGAAGGCGAGTAATTTGATGGACAAGGCAAGTGATGCAGCCCAATCAAccaaggaatcaatacaagagGCAGGACAACAGATACAAGCCAAAGCGCAAGGTGCAGTTGATGCTGTCAAAGATGCCATTGACACgaagaaatga